In the genome of Candidatus Reidiella endopervernicosa, one region contains:
- a CDS encoding sugar-transfer associated ATP-grasp domain-containing protein, translated as MPFFNDLTLRPTYLDKNLSDSFLSITQSPATLIKRMHGHYYDADNQPLTSSAAHQRLIDASQPQIIKGSRTDNGDNIHLLESHNGCLEIDGETTPFTDLENHFGNNYIVQEKITQHPLIAKPHPSSVNTIRIVSFRWQDEIHILLSILRFGIDGNIFDNASNGGIFCGIDRNGETHKTAFDKKGTAYCVHPTSGYEFSNQITIPNYPQLCELAVELHSQIFHFDIVSWDFSISPQSEPIFLEVNFRGSADTYQLASGKPLFGNLTDEVLKTVRESRK; from the coding sequence ATGCCCTTCTTTAATGATCTCACCCTACGCCCCACCTATCTTGATAAAAATCTCAGCGACTCGTTTCTCAGCATCACACAGTCGCCCGCCACCCTGATAAAACGTATGCATGGTCACTACTACGATGCAGACAACCAACCACTCACCTCATCAGCCGCCCATCAAAGGCTCATCGATGCCTCACAACCACAGATCATCAAGGGCAGCCGTACCGACAACGGTGACAACATTCATCTATTAGAGAGTCACAACGGTTGCCTGGAGATCGACGGGGAAACCACCCCTTTCACAGATCTCGAAAACCATTTTGGTAATAACTACATCGTCCAGGAAAAGATCACTCAACACCCTCTAATCGCCAAACCCCACCCAAGCTCAGTCAACACCATCAGGATCGTCAGCTTCCGTTGGCAAGATGAAATCCACATTCTCCTCTCGATACTCAGATTTGGCATCGACGGAAACATCTTTGACAATGCCAGCAATGGCGGCATCTTTTGCGGTATAGACCGAAATGGAGAGACTCACAAGACAGCCTTTGATAAGAAAGGGACGGCCTACTGCGTACACCCAACCAGCGGCTACGAATTTTCCAACCAGATCACTATTCCCAACTATCCACAGCTATGCGAACTTGCCGTCGAACTACACAGTCAAATCTTCCACTTCGACATCGTCTCTTGGGACTTCTCGATCAGCCCGCAGAGTGAGCCGATATTTCTTGAAGTCAATTTTCGCGGCAGTGCCGACACTTACCAGCTCGCAAGCGGGAAACCTCTTTTTGGCAACCTAACCGACGAGGTCCTCAAAACAGTCCGAGAAAGCCGCAAGTAA
- a CDS encoding porin, with product MNRKLLSLLVASLVSAPAITSADVSISGTMHMSIDSTDDGGTSDSDNSSVSSNFSNIVFSGDEDLGSGMKAVWQVTSVTTLDEQSGDTWATGPSYLGLSGNFGTVIAGKADTPYFTFQSKFDVMDGTLADLATIMGTDAEGNELFEDDYADNFNLTTPNTIAYISPNMGGFTVVGAYVTDWAAAGDEDSNNFDAFSVSGTYENGGLMIGAAFERHNHDPSGCQLYDDWPGAFDADVWCDDATTNDALEIGAAFTTGDTSVGLLWENIDGTGAIDRDAWAAYLTQGFGNNTFKVLYSTVSQSSLPDNGEEDEDEASMWAIGLDHAMSPRTTIYGMYASLENDDDSERYLGGVDHGDRLGDGGGRDQSGFSLGIVHSF from the coding sequence ATGAATAGGAAGCTACTCTCACTGCTAGTCGCCAGCCTGGTATCTGCACCAGCCATCACATCTGCGGACGTCTCAATCTCTGGAACGATGCACATGTCTATCGATTCCACCGATGACGGAGGAACCTCCGATAGCGACAACTCATCTGTCTCAAGCAATTTTTCAAACATTGTTTTCAGCGGTGATGAGGATCTTGGCAGCGGTATGAAGGCCGTTTGGCAGGTTACCAGCGTCACTACTCTTGATGAACAGAGTGGTGACACATGGGCTACTGGACCCTCTTATCTGGGACTCTCCGGCAACTTCGGTACTGTTATTGCCGGTAAAGCAGACACCCCATACTTCACCTTCCAATCGAAATTTGATGTCATGGATGGCACCCTCGCAGATCTGGCGACCATTATGGGTACCGATGCCGAGGGCAACGAGCTATTTGAAGATGACTACGCCGATAACTTTAATCTGACAACTCCCAACACGATTGCCTATATCTCACCGAACATGGGTGGTTTTACTGTGGTAGGAGCATACGTCACTGACTGGGCGGCTGCGGGTGATGAGGACAGCAACAACTTTGATGCCTTCAGCGTTAGCGGCACCTATGAGAATGGAGGCCTGATGATTGGTGCAGCCTTTGAGCGTCACAACCACGATCCGAGCGGTTGTCAGCTTTATGACGATTGGCCAGGTGCTTTTGATGCGGACGTCTGGTGTGATGATGCCACCACCAACGATGCGCTTGAGATTGGCGCCGCCTTCACCACGGGTGATACAAGCGTGGGTCTGCTCTGGGAGAATATCGATGGTACTGGTGCGATCGACCGTGATGCCTGGGCTGCCTATCTGACTCAGGGGTTTGGCAACAACACCTTCAAGGTTCTCTACAGCACGGTAAGCCAGTCGAGCCTGCCTGACAATGGTGAGGAGGACGAGGATGAGGCCAGCATGTGGGCGATTGGACTTGATCACGCTATGAGTCCACGTACCACCATCTATGGCATGTATGCATCACTTGAGAATGACGATGATTCAGAACGTTATCTCGGCGGTGTCGATCATGGCGATCGACTCGGTGATGGTGGTGGTCGCGATCAAAGTGGTTTCTCTCTAGGCATTGTTCACAGCTTTTAA
- a CDS encoding DUF4105 domain-containing protein, which translates to MKIAGKSKDDRNLEHAISYFTVIDTYNPVSLAHRSLYQGMDGMFALLPYKEQLAKYHQKEGRNVWEYSLDLNDYERTLINLHLWELKGFHQPTLTAMESEVRAVSPR; encoded by the coding sequence TTGAAAATCGCAGGGAAAAGCAAAGACGATAGAAATCTGGAGCATGCTATTAGCTATTTTACTGTGATTGATACTTACAATCCCGTAAGTCTTGCTCATAGAAGTCTGTATCAAGGAATGGATGGTATGTTTGCCTTGCTGCCATACAAAGAACAGCTTGCTAAGTATCATCAAAAAGAGGGCAGAAATGTTTGGGAGTACAGCTTAGATTTAAATGATTACGAGCGCACGCTTATCAATTTGCATCTTTGGGAATTAAAGGGATTCCATCAACCTACGCTGACCGCCATGGAGAGCGAAGTGAGGGCGGTTAGTCCCCGATAG
- the rpoD gene encoding RNA polymerase sigma factor RpoD, which yields MSVDLSSQDQQSQLKLLIAKGKEQGYLTYAEVNDHLPNEIVQPEQIEDIISMINDMGIRVHEVAPDADTLIMTDSAAGTGSEDEDETAEALAVLTATVDSETGRTTDPVRMYMREMGTVELLTREGEIKIAKRIEAGLNQALYSLASYPASPAILLREFEKFVSEDIRLTDIISGYVDPNESDEVPTPAQVNSGANKDDSDDDEVVEDTGPDPDEARARYKKLKSLYNRTMKAAEKDGTEDPKTEKLRLQMAEEFMLLKLIPRIIDEMSHNLRNVIERIRTHERHIMNLCVDKAKMPRKDFITSFPDNETNLEWVEKQIRAKRKHSSMIGQMKSDILRAQKKLIAIQTESGMTIAQIKSINRKMSIGEAKARRAKKEMVEANLRLVISIAKKYTNRGLQFLDLIQEGNIGLMKAVDKFEYRRGYKFSTYATWWIRQAITRSIADQARTIRIPVHMIETINKLNRISRQMLQEMGREATPEELAERMDMPEDKIRKVLKIAKEPISMETPIGDDEDSHLGDFIEDQNILSPSDAATSEGLREATQGILSGLTPREAKVLRMRFGIDMNTDHTLEEVGKQFDVTRERIRQIEAKALRKLRHPTRSEVLRSFLEME from the coding sequence ATGTCAGTCGACCTTTCAAGCCAAGATCAGCAATCACAACTCAAACTACTTATCGCTAAGGGCAAGGAGCAGGGTTACCTCACCTATGCCGAGGTGAATGACCACCTGCCGAATGAAATCGTTCAGCCTGAGCAGATCGAAGATATCATCAGCATGATTAATGATATGGGCATTCGCGTGCATGAGGTTGCACCCGATGCCGACACCCTGATTATGACCGACAGTGCAGCTGGCACTGGCAGTGAAGACGAAGATGAGACCGCCGAGGCACTCGCAGTTCTCACCGCGACGGTCGATAGTGAAACTGGTCGCACCACCGACCCTGTGCGCATGTATATGCGTGAAATGGGTACTGTTGAGCTGCTGACCCGTGAGGGCGAGATCAAGATCGCCAAGCGTATCGAGGCTGGCCTCAACCAGGCACTCTATTCACTGGCCAGCTACCCCGCCTCACCCGCGATCCTGTTACGTGAGTTTGAGAAGTTCGTTTCCGAAGACATTCGCCTTACCGACATCATCTCCGGCTATGTCGATCCCAACGAGAGCGACGAGGTTCCAACACCCGCACAGGTTAACAGCGGCGCAAACAAAGATGATTCAGATGACGATGAAGTCGTTGAGGATACCGGCCCCGATCCAGATGAGGCGCGCGCCCGCTACAAGAAGCTGAAAAGCCTCTACAACCGCACCATGAAGGCAGCAGAGAAGGACGGCACCGAGGATCCCAAGACCGAGAAGCTGCGCCTGCAGATGGCTGAAGAGTTCATGCTGCTCAAGCTGATACCACGCATTATCGATGAGATGTCGCACAACCTGCGTAATGTCATTGAGCGAATCCGCACCCATGAACGCCACATAATGAACCTCTGCGTCGACAAGGCGAAGATGCCACGCAAGGACTTTATCACCAGCTTCCCCGATAACGAGACCAACCTTGAGTGGGTCGAGAAACAGATCCGCGCCAAGCGAAAACACTCCTCAATGATTGGCCAGATGAAGAGTGACATCCTGCGTGCGCAGAAGAAGCTGATCGCAATTCAGACTGAGAGTGGCATGACCATCGCTCAGATCAAAAGCATCAACCGCAAGATGTCGATCGGTGAGGCGAAGGCGCGTCGTGCCAAGAAGGAGATGGTTGAGGCTAACCTGCGTCTGGTTATCTCCATCGCCAAGAAGTACACCAACCGCGGCCTGCAGTTCCTCGATCTGATCCAGGAGGGCAACATCGGCCTGATGAAAGCGGTCGACAAGTTCGAGTATCGTCGCGGCTACAAATTCTCTACCTACGCCACCTGGTGGATTCGTCAGGCGATCACCCGCTCTATCGCCGACCAGGCGCGCACCATCCGTATCCCGGTACACATGATCGAAACGATCAACAAGCTCAACCGCATATCACGCCAGATGCTGCAGGAGATGGGCCGCGAGGCGACCCCTGAGGAGCTGGCCGAGCGCATGGACATGCCTGAGGACAAGATCCGCAAGGTACTGAAGATCGCCAAGGAGCCGATCTCAATGGAGACCCCGATCGGTGATGATGAAGACTCACACCTGGGCGACTTCATTGAGGATCAGAACATCCTCTCGCCCTCTGATGCCGCCACCTCCGAGGGGCTGCGTGAAGCGACCCAGGGCATCCTCTCTGGCCTGACCCCACGTGAGGCTAAGGTGCTGCGCATGCGTTTCGGTATCGATATGAATACCGACCACACCCTTGAGGAGGTTGGCAAGCAGTTTGACGTTACCCGTGAGCGTATTCGTCAGATCGAGGCGAAGGCATTGCGCAAACTGCGTCATCCTACCCGTTCAGAGGTACTACGCAGCTTCCTCGAGATGGAGTAG
- the dnaG gene encoding DNA primase: protein MAGLIPQHFIDELVNRVDIVDVIDTRVPLKKAGRDFTACCPFHNEKTPSFTVSPEKQFYHCFGCGAHGTAIGFLMDYEHMEFVDAIETLASQIGLEVPREAGDNQPTRSHQPLYDLMLQCSEHFQHQLREHQQSERAVSYLKQRGLSGEVARDFGIGYAAPGWDNLINALGSSAEQKNLLLEGGMLIKRDDGSGLYDRFRDRIMFPIRDRRGRTIAFGGRILGDEKPKYLNSPETPVFHKGQELYGLYEARQAVRNLERLLVVEGYMDVVALAQFDIRYAVATLGTSTTKEHLERMYRVVPEVVFCFDGDRAGREAAWRALENALPVMQEGREARFLFLPDGEDPDTLIRQEGKEAFEVRISNALNLSDYLYDKLLQEVDMKRVEGRARLVEIAKPLLAKLPKGVFHHLMQERLARLSGIDSAQLASMIGGESGSGPQRRTETKIRPKADRGGNQSPSMVRHAITLLLLRPELANQVGDQTGLEQIDMAGIPLLQELIGVVQSGGVSSTAAILERWRDRPEGRHLNKLASTPLDLPEAGAEQEFLDTLQGLKRQYADQRREALLYKQRDQELSGDEKNELQQLFREKAARHK, encoded by the coding sequence ATGGCAGGCCTGATCCCACAACACTTCATTGATGAACTGGTTAATCGTGTCGATATAGTCGATGTGATCGACACACGTGTGCCGCTGAAGAAGGCGGGCCGCGATTTCACTGCCTGCTGTCCCTTCCACAACGAGAAGACACCCTCCTTTACCGTCAGCCCAGAAAAGCAGTTCTACCACTGTTTCGGCTGTGGCGCACACGGCACCGCCATCGGCTTTTTGATGGACTATGAACATATGGAGTTCGTCGATGCGATCGAGACTCTAGCATCGCAGATCGGACTCGAGGTGCCGCGCGAGGCAGGCGATAACCAGCCGACCCGCAGCCATCAACCACTCTACGATCTGATGTTGCAGTGCAGTGAACATTTTCAGCACCAACTACGCGAACATCAACAGTCAGAGCGCGCCGTTAGCTATCTCAAACAGCGCGGCCTAAGTGGCGAGGTGGCACGTGATTTTGGCATCGGTTATGCCGCACCCGGCTGGGACAACCTGATCAACGCTCTTGGTAGCAGTGCTGAACAGAAAAATTTGCTGCTTGAGGGTGGCATGCTAATCAAACGCGACGACGGCAGCGGTCTCTACGACCGTTTCCGCGACCGCATCATGTTCCCGATTCGCGATAGACGCGGACGCACCATCGCCTTTGGTGGACGCATCCTTGGCGATGAGAAGCCGAAGTACCTCAACTCGCCCGAGACGCCCGTCTTCCACAAGGGTCAGGAGCTCTACGGCCTCTACGAGGCGCGTCAGGCAGTGAGAAATCTCGAACGGCTGCTGGTGGTTGAGGGATACATGGACGTAGTGGCACTGGCACAGTTTGATATTCGCTACGCCGTTGCCACCCTCGGCACCTCCACCACCAAAGAGCATCTGGAACGGATGTACCGCGTGGTACCGGAGGTGGTCTTCTGCTTCGATGGGGATCGCGCCGGACGCGAAGCGGCCTGGCGTGCACTGGAGAACGCCCTGCCGGTGATGCAGGAGGGGCGCGAGGCACGCTTCCTCTTCCTTCCCGACGGTGAGGATCCCGACACCCTGATTCGCCAGGAAGGAAAAGAGGCGTTTGAGGTACGCATCAGCAACGCCTTGAACCTCTCCGACTACCTCTACGACAAGCTACTGCAGGAGGTCGACATGAAACGGGTAGAGGGGCGCGCCCGACTTGTCGAGATCGCCAAGCCGCTGCTCGCCAAGCTGCCTAAAGGGGTGTTCCACCACCTGATGCAGGAACGACTGGCACGACTCAGCGGTATAGACAGCGCACAGCTGGCGTCTATGATTGGTGGGGAGAGTGGAAGTGGCCCTCAGCGCCGCACCGAAACAAAAATCAGACCCAAAGCAGACCGTGGTGGCAATCAATCGCCTTCAATGGTGCGCCACGCCATTACTTTGTTGCTGCTGCGCCCGGAACTTGCCAACCAGGTTGGTGATCAAACCGGACTGGAGCAGATCGATATGGCGGGCATTCCGCTGTTACAGGAGCTGATCGGCGTGGTACAGAGTGGCGGCGTTTCCAGCACCGCTGCAATCCTTGAGCGATGGCGCGATCGTCCTGAGGGGAGACACCTCAATAAGCTGGCCAGCACACCACTCGACCTGCCGGAAGCGGGTGCTGAGCAGGAGTTTCTCGACACCCTACAGGGGCTGAAACGCCAATATGCCGACCAACGTCGAGAGGCACTACTCTACAAACAGCGTGATCAGGAGTTAAGTGGTGATGAAAAAAATGAGCTTCAACAACTATTTAGAGAGAAGGCTGCTCGCCATAAGTAG